The Carassius gibelio isolate Cgi1373 ecotype wild population from Czech Republic chromosome A1, carGib1.2-hapl.c, whole genome shotgun sequence region CAACAAGTCTTAGGATACCATCGATCCAAACCATTCTTTCATTCAAGCCTCGTTTCAAACTGGTTAATGTTGACAATGAGAGGGAATAAATTGCCGTAGGAATCAGAAGTGGCTCACTTTTATTGAGGCTCCAGCGTAGTGTGCCAGTTCTCTAATGTGCTGCCCTTTCTTCCCGATTAGAGCTCCTACTGCTGGAGTGGGAACGAAGAGGTAGACCAATTCCTGTTCAgcagtctgaaacacacacagacagctgtGACTCCTCCCagttacatacacacacacatacatatatatatatatatatgtgtgtgtgtgtgtgtaatgcctTTAAGATACAGATtgcttcaaagcagctttatagtAGTAAACACCATTAGCTTCACAAAATTATTCaatcaaaatacaataatttcAGTTAAAATTACAGCTTAATTTCAggtaaattaaatgataaattaattttttaaattatgatacctaatgcattaacACACTGACTgaatattattgtataattgtatttcCCTTTAAAGTCAACTTAGAATTTGtaactttttcattttaaagttaatgATATACATATAATGAAATATCTGTCCATTAAATGGGTCAAGGGAGCAAAAAAGCTTTTTATAAGCTTGAGATTGTCTTGACATACAGTGTTACAGAGTTACAGAACATCATTATGAGAGAAGTATACAGACACAGTACTCACTGTTTGCTGATGAGAGAATGCTCCAGAGGAGGGAACCCCGTACATACTACCCAATACTGACGGGGGGCCCTGTGGTGGAGAACATACACATGGAGAATGCGGTGAGACCAATGTAACTCAAAATTGCAAAGCAAACAGATGGCTATTTAAGAGAAAATATACGCTAAGATGAAAGACATCTCACTGTCTCATACAAACACACCCTTTAAAGATCACACGTTGTTTAGTCAAGTCATTGACAGCTAAGTGTCCTGATATACACATGCACGTCCTGATGCTCACCAGCAGGGGGCTGTAGTCAGATCCTCTCAGACCAGAGGCTGAGGGGAGACCAGACAATCCAGAGGAGAAGATCCCCAATGGGCTCATGTTTAGACCTGGCATCATGTTAGTCTGCTGCTGAAACCGAATATGGAGAGAGATGTGAATCTGAGAGTATAAGTGAGAGAGTATGCAGCACGTGGAATAAATCAATCTCATTCAATTTGTGCATCTTGGGAGATCTTTGTTCTTaaaactgctcctgctcctgttTTACCAAAGTCATTTAATGTATCTTTCACAATACAGAACAGAAAGGGAACTCTTTGGGTGGTTGTTTGACCGCATTCACTCCCAGGACAAGTTtggagaaaaagttttttttctataaCCAAAGTAGCtttataattacacatttttaaaataaaaactctttctAAAAATACAGGCGTAAAGTTCTGTAAACATGGGCTTTTACATTTGACAGCAACTCAAATATTTTCATAGAGGACTAACTTCCACATAACTGCACAGAGGTCAGGTCAGtttcaaacaaatcaaaacacaaaGATTTGGTCTTCTCAAACTAATTCACTTTCTTGCCCTAAAATGATATTTCAGCTTTTagctttgataataataaattcttcagTTAAAAGTTCCATCTGGATTTGATTTGCAATTAAAGGTTAAATGTTTCCTTTATTAATCACGGCAAAACAgattgaagagaaaaaaaaaaatattggcctTATGTTAACGTTTATTATACAATACTTTTCACAATCCCTGTTGTTTCAAAGAGACTTTACAAAAAACTGTTCCTTCataactaaacaaacaaattacCATCCAACCATCAATAAACCTCAAATGCTATGATTTACTCACATTAAGTGAAGCCACATCATGCTCATGGGCTTCTCGAAGTTTCTTCATGATCTCCACTTCTGCATTACAGCACTCCTCCACCCCTCCTCTCACTGTGATGGTACGTTCCTGGTTATATATAGTCAGGTCTTGTATTctaaaaaaaatgaaggaaattagCATTGCTACTTAAGGTGACCATTCAATATGTAAGCAACTGACCCTCAATCCCATTACTGGGTCCCATCCTATAAGATACTGTTTAACCCCAATCATTAAATGATCTGTGTATAGAGCAAACTTACGAAGAAATAGTGATCTTGGTCTCAGTATCTTGCTCTATCTTCTTCAGGTTCCTTCCCTCCTTCCCTATGAGCCTCCCAACAAGGCTATTGTCTGCCAGGATCTTTAGAGGAACCTCCTCAACACTGATTCAGGGACAGAGCACacaatattaatacttttttttttttttttttaataaaactcaaaacaaCATGAGTATATTTGCTTATTTATATGGTTTTTAAATCAATCCTAAAGCAAATGAAGCTTGTAAAACTTTATTGTGCTGTCAGAAAAGATACTGACGTCTTGGTGTCATTGGCCTCTTTTTCCATTATTTCCAGGATCATCCTGCAGGCTTGTGAACAGCCCTCTTCAGATGAGTGGATAGTGATGGACTTCTCAGTTGCTCCTGCATTCTCCTTACGATGGATATTTACCCTGAGAAAGAGATCACATTTTTGAACCTCTCTGTCACATGCTAATGAAGAGGGAAAGATGGATATAGATGGATAGTTTATGATCTCAGAAATAAGAACACCTGTGCAATGTTATTGATTAGTAGTGCTCAATATATTGTTAgccaaaatattatttagtttctttaactaacatttttgttatttaaaaaactctGAAATAAATACATACCTGGATATATACCtgaaatatatttatcattttactttaacttaatgtattaaaataacagaaaagtgaaattaaaaatcaatacaaaacaatatattttatatttattttgaaaaaaaaagagagaaaaacaacaaaattacttaaacttttaaatcaaaatgaagaaaataaaaaaataattatggattcaaatttttatttcaaattataagTATCTCgatgatattaaaataattactggaaaataatgatttattaagtcaagtcaccttaatttatatagcgctttaaacaaaatacattgtgtcaaagcaactgaacaacattcattaggaaaacactAATGTATTAGTATTATACTAATGTTTTTCTTATGTATAAGATTACCGGACATGGTACAGCTCAGTTTtgaattttacaaaatgtaaagtttCTTGCTCATGCATGTCCAGTGACAGCACATCTCTCCAGGGTCTCCTTCCCCAAACACTAACTATGCTAGATAGCTTTTAGCTAACTATGTTCACAAGTTCCATTGAATTCTATTGGTAACGACAGAAGTTGTGACCATAGCTGCCCTGTCTGCATTTAATTTACCAGGCTTAGATCATTTTTGCACAGACAGAGCACCACACACAGTGTCCTTTACACTTTTGCACACTCCAAGATCTAACACCTAATTTTGCCAAAAGTTTATGAAGTTTGGGtattaaatgtttacatattcTTTAGACATTAGACTTAAGTATTATATTtctcacttttttattattgaacagAACTTTTAAACAAAGTTAGTCTGAGCTCAGGTGCTGGGATCATCATAAAAGTCCCACTTCCTACTGCTACTGGCCAAAAAGAAAAGCTTATGATATAACCTTTATATATTGGTCAACCACTAATAAGAGGTCCAAATTCTACGCTTTTTAAAAATATCAAGTGAGTGATTTTTAGTTAGCTAGCTAcacattgacattttaaaaaaatatttattaactggttttattcaaaGCATAAATAGGACTCaacatcactgaatcaacctgtacacattaaaggggtcatatgatgtgatttaaatttttcttttctctttggagtgttacaagctcttagtgcataaagaagatctgcgaagttgcaaagactaaagtattGAATCCAAAGAGATCcaaattctttataaaagttaagactcatccacacccccctaaaacggctcatttaaacatgcccccacat contains the following coding sequences:
- the LOC128015580 gene encoding insulin-like growth factor 2 mRNA-binding protein 2 isoform X1, producing MGTGNHEQKFDQPGAMGRPKGPRHRQQELPLRILVPTQFVGAIIGKEGLTIKNITEQTQSKVNIHRKENAGATEKSITIHSSEEGCSQACRMILEIMEKEANDTKTVEEVPLKILADNSLVGRLIGKEGRNLKKIEQDTETKITISSIQDLTIYNQERTITVRGGVEECCNAEVEIMKKLREAHEHDVASLNQQTNMMPGLNMSPLGIFSSGLSGLPSASGLRGSDYSPLLGPPSVLGSMYGVPSSGAFSHQQTTAEQELVYLFVPTPAVGALIGKKGQHIRELAHYAGASIKIAEPDNPDDPERMVIITGPPGAQFKAQGRIYGKLKEENFFTANEDVKLEAHIKVPLTAAGRVIGKGGKMVNELKNLSSAEVIVPRDQTADENDEVSVKIIGHFYASQTAQRKIREIVQQVKQQERKQQQTVPTPAQPSE
- the LOC128015580 gene encoding insulin-like growth factor 2 mRNA-binding protein 2 isoform X2 is translated as MGTGNHEQKFDQPGAMGRPKGPRHRQQELPLRILVPTQFVGAIIGKEGLTIKNITEQTQSKVNIHRKENAGATEKSITIHSSEEGCSQACRMILEIMEKEANDTKTVEEVPLKILADNSLVGRLIGKEGRNLKKIEQDTETKITISSIQDLTIYNQERTITVRGGVEECCNAEVEIMKKLREAHEHDVASLNQTNMMPGLNMSPLGIFSSGLSGLPSASGLRGSDYSPLLGPPSVLGSMYGVPSSGAFSHQQTTAEQELVYLFVPTPAVGALIGKKGQHIRELAHYAGASIKIAEPDNPDDPERMVIITGPPGAQFKAQGRIYGKLKEENFFTANEDVKLEAHIKVPLTAAGRVIGKGGKMVNELKNLSSAEVIVPRDQTADENDEVSVKIIGHFYASQTAQRKIREIVQQVKQQERKQQQTVPTPAQPSE